One genomic window of Mucilaginibacter terrenus includes the following:
- a CDS encoding RNA polymerase sigma factor: MIRKFSDIELIEQTLAGNQSAYADLVKRHQRFVFTLALRFTKRREDAEEVAQDCFIKAYRSLTGFQKQSKFSTWLYSIVYTTAMTFLRKKRVDTSSIDDEATCLQIESRPSAYDTHNAENKSRSFYLNQAIEQLSADDAAIITMFYKGEQSLEEIARTMGIEANTVKVKLFRARQRLKDKLEHNLKHEVNELI; encoded by the coding sequence ATGATCAGGAAGTTTTCGGACATAGAGCTAATTGAGCAAACACTGGCAGGCAACCAGTCGGCTTATGCCGATCTGGTAAAAAGGCACCAGCGCTTTGTTTTTACGCTTGCTTTGCGGTTTACCAAACGCCGCGAGGATGCCGAAGAGGTTGCACAGGATTGCTTTATAAAAGCTTACAGATCGCTTACCGGCTTCCAAAAGCAATCAAAATTTAGCACATGGCTCTATAGTATTGTTTATACTACTGCTATGACCTTCCTGCGTAAAAAACGGGTAGACACATCGTCTATTGATGATGAGGCAACCTGTCTGCAAATAGAAAGCCGGCCAAGCGCTTATGACACGCATAATGCGGAGAATAAATCAAGGTCGTTTTACCTCAACCAGGCTATAGAACAATTGTCGGCAGATGATGCTGCAATTATAACCATGTTTTACAAAGGCGAGCAATCTCTTGAAGAAATAGCGCGCACGATGGGCATTGAAGCCAACACTGTTAAAGTAAAACTATTCAGGGCGCGCCAGCGTTTGAAAGACAAGCTGGAGCACAATTTAAAACACGAAGTGAACGAATTGATATGA
- a CDS encoding DUF2911 domain-containing protein: MKQPLIYFFSMLMACCITTKTFAQEPRIPEASSTQTLIQDFGLGKITITYSRPNVKGRKIFGGINPYGQVWRTGANSATTITFSENVIVEGNKVPAGTYSLFSIPEEKEWTIILNKTAKQWGAYGYKQEDDLLRFKVKSIYLSEKRETFTLQFANCTTKSNDLYIVWDHTGVIIHMQTDDDAQITANIEKLMLNPDVNKRPYFNAIQYYYENDKDLNKAMTWALEAEKIEPKAPWYKLWKARIQLKMGDKAKAIATAQEGIKLAKATDDEEYVRLNEAVITQAKN, from the coding sequence ATGAAACAGCCTTTGATATACTTTTTCAGCATGCTTATGGCGTGTTGCATAACTACAAAAACATTTGCACAGGAGCCCCGTATCCCCGAAGCCAGTTCTACGCAAACGCTTATACAGGATTTTGGATTAGGTAAAATCACCATTACCTATTCCAGGCCTAACGTAAAAGGCCGCAAAATATTTGGCGGTATTAACCCTTACGGTCAGGTTTGGCGCACTGGTGCCAACTCCGCTACCACCATCACCTTTAGTGAAAACGTTATTGTAGAAGGCAACAAAGTACCTGCGGGCACCTATTCTCTCTTCAGCATTCCTGAAGAAAAGGAGTGGACCATTATATTAAATAAAACCGCAAAACAATGGGGCGCTTATGGTTACAAGCAAGAGGACGATCTGCTGCGTTTCAAGGTGAAGTCTATATACTTATCTGAAAAACGCGAGACCTTTACGCTACAATTTGCAAACTGTACAACAAAAAGCAACGACTTATACATAGTTTGGGACCATACCGGTGTTATTATACATATGCAGACCGATGATGACGCGCAAATAACAGCTAACATCGAAAAGTTGATGCTAAATCCTGATGTAAACAAACGCCCTTACTTTAACGCTATACAGTACTACTACGAGAACGACAAAGATCTGAACAAAGCTATGACATGGGCGCTGGAAGCAGAAAAAATTGAACCGAAAGCACCATGGTACAAGTTGTGGAAAGCTCGTATACAGTTGAAGATGGGCGATAAAGCTAAAGCCATAGCCACTGCACAAGAAGGCATAAAGCTGGCTAAAGCTACAGATGACGAGGAGTACGTGAGGCTTAACGAAGCTGTAATTACTCAGGCTAAAAATTAA
- a CDS encoding sodium:solute symporter, producing MSSADWIVLGFTLLAIVLYGVWKGGGNRNIDQYLGSRSLPWYHVGLSVMATQASAITFLSAPGQAYSDGMRFVQFYFGLPLAMIVLCVTFVPIFHKLKVYTAYEYLEQRFDLKTRVLTSTLFLIQRGLSTGITIYAPSIVLSGILHLNITYTTLFIGLLVLFYTVYGGSKAVSYTQLIQMSIIFAGIFLAAVFVVMLMPGDIGFARSIKLAGYAGRMNVIDWKFDPDNRYNIWSGLIGGFFLQLSYFGTDQSQVGRYLTGCNVGQSRMGLIMNGLLKIPMQFLILLVGVLVFSFYQFNRPPVFFNNYEEEQVKKSAYAGDYNKLEHQYNVLFVQRKASAIQFDKAIKTDDQQLINTAKSRMKLADVQMNKVRTNAIAVIKKNNSNADVNDTNYVFLTFVTHYLPRGLVGLLIAVIFLASMGSTASGLNSLASTTVVDIYKRIINPTASDRNYVMASRLATVFWGLVCIVMALYAGKIGNLLEAVNQLGSYIYGTILGVFVVAFYLKSIKSTPVFIAAVLTEAIICVMGYYNVVAYLWLNAIGCIGVIILASLLNLFIRENPTSPGVTELS from the coding sequence ATGAGCAGTGCCGACTGGATAGTGCTAGGCTTTACGCTGCTGGCCATTGTGCTTTACGGCGTATGGAAAGGTGGCGGTAATAGAAACATTGATCAATACCTGGGCAGCCGCTCGCTCCCCTGGTACCATGTGGGGTTATCGGTTATGGCTACGCAAGCCAGCGCCATTACCTTCCTCTCTGCTCCCGGGCAGGCGTATAGCGACGGTATGCGCTTCGTTCAGTTTTACTTTGGGTTGCCGCTGGCTATGATCGTGCTTTGCGTAACCTTTGTACCTATCTTTCATAAACTGAAAGTTTATACAGCATATGAATACCTGGAGCAACGTTTTGATCTAAAAACGCGTGTGCTCACCTCAACGTTGTTCCTTATACAAAGAGGGCTTTCTACGGGTATTACCATCTACGCGCCTTCTATTGTTTTATCAGGAATACTGCATCTTAATATTACGTACACCACTCTGTTCATCGGCTTACTGGTGTTGTTTTACACGGTTTATGGAGGTTCTAAGGCGGTATCGTATACACAGCTGATACAGATGAGCATCATCTTTGCCGGCATCTTCCTGGCCGCAGTATTTGTCGTTATGTTGATGCCTGGAGATATAGGCTTTGCAAGGTCCATTAAATTGGCCGGATATGCCGGGAGGATGAACGTTATAGATTGGAAATTTGATCCGGATAACCGCTATAATATATGGAGTGGCCTTATAGGTGGCTTTTTTCTACAGCTATCTTACTTTGGTACCGATCAAAGCCAAGTTGGCCGGTACTTAACGGGATGTAATGTTGGCCAAAGCCGTATGGGGTTAATCATGAATGGTTTGTTGAAAATACCCATGCAGTTCCTGATATTATTGGTAGGCGTACTAGTGTTCAGTTTCTACCAGTTTAACCGACCACCAGTGTTTTTTAACAACTACGAAGAAGAACAGGTTAAGAAAAGCGCCTATGCGGGAGACTACAATAAGTTAGAGCATCAATATAATGTGCTTTTTGTGCAAAGGAAAGCATCTGCAATACAATTCGACAAGGCGATAAAAACGGATGATCAGCAGTTGATCAATACCGCGAAGTCCCGGATGAAACTGGCAGATGTGCAAATGAATAAAGTACGTACAAATGCTATTGCAGTAATAAAGAAAAATAACAGCAACGCTGATGTTAATGATACTAACTACGTGTTCCTCACTTTTGTAACCCACTATTTGCCACGCGGGCTGGTTGGGCTGCTTATTGCTGTCATCTTTTTGGCATCGATGGGGTCAACCGCAAGCGGGCTTAATTCCCTTGCTTCAACAACAGTGGTAGATATTTATAAGCGAATCATTAATCCAACAGCGTCAGATCGGAATTATGTAATGGCCTCACGGCTGGCAACGGTATTTTGGGGATTGGTTTGCATTGTAATGGCGCTATATGCCGGTAAAATTGGCAATCTTTTAGAGGCTGTGAACCAGCTGGGCTCTTACATCTACGGTACTATCCTTGGTGTTTTTGTTGTTGCCTTTTATCTGAAGTCAATCAAGTCTACCCCCGTTTTTATTGCCGCGGTACTTACCGAAGCTATAATTTGTGTTATGGGTTATTATAACGTTGTAGCTTATTTGTGGCTCAATGCAATCGGCTGCATTGGCGTCATAATCCTGGCATCTCTGTTAAACCTTTTTATAAGGGAAAACCCAACATCACCAGGCGTTACTGAATTAAGTTAA